The genomic stretch GCTACGAAACCCCCGGCTACTACGGCTACCACTGCCTGATCCTGGTTCCGGGTGAGTCGCCGGTCCTGGTCGGCCGGAGGTTGGAGGTCGGGACCAACGTCCCCGAGTTCTCCTGGTTGACCGAGGTCGCTCCGGTGGAGGACGACGAGGTGCCGGTGGAGGTCACCATCCGGACTCTTTCCAGGATGGGCCTGGCGCGGAAGCGTCTGGGGATCGAATCGGAGAGCTGGTTCCTGACGGTCAACGAGCACCAGGCTCTGGCCGGCGCGCTGCCTCATGCCACGCTGGTCGACTGCTCCAGCGTCATCGAGGAGGCGCGGATGATCAAGTCGGCCGAGGAGGTGGATGTAATTCGCCAGGCGGTGGCCATCGCCGACCGGGCGTGTCTGGCTGGGATCCGGGCGACTCGACCGGGGACCACCGAGGACCGGATCGCGGCGGCCGTCTACAAGGAATGGTGCGAGGCGGGAGCCGAGTACACCGGACTGCCCAACTTCATTGTTTCGGGGCCCCGGTCAGGCGCGTGCCATGCCACCTGGCGGGGCCGCCGGCTGGAGGACGACGACCACTGCTGCTTTGAAATCGCGGCCTCCAAGCATCGTTATTGCGGGGCCGTTTTCCGCATGGCCACGGTGGGCCGGGTGAATCCCCGGCTGCGCCAGCTTTCTGACGCCCAGAACCGGGCCATCCAGGAAGTGATCGACGCCATCCGGCCGGGGGCCGTCTCGGAAGAGGTGGACCAAGTGGGGCGGGACGTCATCGCCAAGGCGGGGTTCGGCAAGTGGCACGTGAGCCGGCTGGGCTATTCCATCGGCATCAACTATCCCCCCGACTGGGGTGAGGGCCAGATCATCAGCATCCGGCAGGGGGAGAAGCGGCGCCTCCGGGAGAACATGACCTTCCACCTGGTGGCCGGCGTCCTCATTCCCGGCGAGTTCGGCAGCGGGTCCAGCGCCTCGGTGCGCGTCACCGCCACCGGCTGCGAGGTGATGACCTCGCTTCCGCTCCAGCTCTACGAAAATTGACCGGGGACGGAAATCTACGGCCGCCGTCACCGGCTACCTATGGTCTTGTCCGCGGGTTGGTACCGGTTGCCCAGGCTCCGCCATTCCAGTTGGAAGAACTTGAAGGGTTCGTCTCCCAGCACCTTGTAGCCGTGCTTGGCGTAGCGGGGGCAGAAGATCACGTCCCCGGGGCCCACCTCCCGCTCGAACTCGCCGACCTCCCAGATTGCCCGGCCCGAGACCACGATCTCCGCCTGCTCCATGTCCGGGTGGTAGTGCACCGGTGTGTAGCCGCCCGGCTCGTACTGGACCAGGGCGATGATGGCGGCCTCCGAGTTCTTACCCGGAAGCACCAGCCCCACCTGGGAGATCCCGTAGTGGCCTCCCGCCCGCTCCGGGCTCAGCTTGATCAGGGGAGTCTGCTTCTCCGAGAGGACGTAGCCCACGGTCCGGGCCAGGACCAGATCGGTTGCGCCCTTCCCGTCCAGGTCGATTCCCCCATTGGGCCTCCCCCTCCAGTTGAAGTCGACCGTTTCGAATCCGAAACGGAGCACACCGTCCGGTCCGGGTCCCGCGTTGGCTACCAGGAGTTCTCCGTCCCGGGTGAACTCCAGTCCGCGGGGAACGCGGAGGCCGGGGTGGGCCAATGTCCCGTTGGCAATCAGCGCGTCGTCCTGAAGCCGAAGCCGGTGAATCGTGGGTTGGGACTCGTCGGAGACGAAGACCTCTCCCCAGGGACTTACCGCGGCCGCCGTCAGCCGGCTGCCCGGCATGGCCAGTGCTTCCTTGGCCTCCAGGGCGCCCGCGTCGTCGCCGGAAAGCCGGTCGATCCGGTCCGCAGCCACTCCGAAAGCGGCGTCGTCCAGAACGAAGAGGTCCCGATAGCGGTCTCCGGTGGCCCCTTGCAGCCGGGCGAGATGCTGACGGTCGAGGTAATGACCCCCGCCGCTCTCGGAGTAGAGCCGGCTGCCACTACGGAAATTCTGCGCCGTATCGGTCTTCTCCAGCCGCCGGCCGGCGAGGTCGGAGGCCTGTCCCGGGTTGCCGTCGTACTTCGTCAGGCCTTGTGAACGGCGATACAGCAACCGGGCCGTGGGGCGCTTCTGCCCGTCGTAGGTGACCAGGATGTTTCCGTCCCGCATTTCCAGCGACTGCGCCGGAAAGACGCCGGGCAGGTCGCGTTCCCGGTAGGCTCGAACCTGCCGAGCGTTTCCTTCGTCGTCGATGTCGACCTCCAGGATGGCTTCCTCACCCTGGAGGACGAAGAGGCGGTTCTCGGCCCGGCCGGTCAGGGGAAAGAGCAGCAATAGGCAGACGAAGACACTTCGCATGAGTTCCTCCTGGAAATGAAGGCCGCAGGCCGGCTAACCCAGGACCTCGCCCACGGACTCGGTCATGATCTCGACGACACGGTCGATTTGCGACCGGCTGATGATGACGGGCGGAGCCAGGCAGAAGACGTCCTGCCGCAGGCGGCTGAAGAGCCCCCGCTCCTGGGCCGCCTGGTGGACCCGGATCCCCACCTTCTCGGAGGCGGAAAACTCCGCCTTGGTCGCCTTGTCCTGGACCAGTTCGATTCCGGCCATGAGGCCCAGACCGCGGACCTCGCCCACGTGGGGATGGCCTCCCAGCGCCGACTGCAGGCCGTCCAGCAGATAGCGCCCCTTCTCGGCGGCCTGGGCCGGGAAGTCCTCTCCCTCGATGATGTCCAGATTGGCCAGCGCGACGGCGCAGCCGACGGGGTGGGCGCTGTAGGTGTAGGCGTGCATCCAGGTCGACTTTCCTTCGTCCATGACCTCGGCGATCCGCTCGCTGACGCCGATTCCCCCCAGAGGAAAGTATCCGGAGGTCAACGCCTTGGCGTACTGGATCATGTCCGGCTCGATGTCCCAGTGCTCCAGGCCGAACATGCGCCCGGTCCGCCCGAAACCGGTGATGACCTCGTCGGAGACTAGGAGCACGTCGTACCGGTCGCAGATTTCCCGGATGCGCTGAAAATAGCCATCGGGCGGAACGATGACGCCGCCGGCGCCCTGGACCGGTTCGGCCAGGAACATGGCCACCGTGTCGGGACCCTCCCGCAGGATGGCCTTCTCCAGCTCGTCGGCCGCGGCCACGGCGGGGTCGGCCCCGGCCGGGGCCTCGTAGCGGTAGGGGTAGGGAGACGGAACGTGAATGAAACCGGGCACCCGGGGCTCGAACATGGGCCAGTAGGCGGTGATCCCGGTGGCGCTCATGGCGGCCAGTGTGACCCCGTGATACCCCCACTGCCTGGAGATCACCTTGGTCTTGTGCGGATAGCCCAGGAGCTTCCAGTAGTAACGGGCCGTCTTGACGCAGCTCTCGGTGGACTCGCCGCCGCCTGAAGTGAAGAAGAACCTGGAGATGCTCGGGTACGTGATATCCGAAATCCGCTGGGCCAGCCGGATGGCGGGCGGGTTGGAGCTTCCGGCGTAACCGGAACAGTATCCCAGTTGCTCCATCTGTCCGGAGGCGGCCCGGGCCAGCTCCCGCCGTCCGTGGCCGGCCACCACGTTCCAGAGTCCTGCCAGACCGTCGATGTATTCCCGTCCGTCGGCGTCCGTCAGGACGGCGCCTTCCCCCTTGACCCAGACATGCCCCCGCTCCTGCAGATTGCGGTCGTGCAGGGGATGGATCAGATGGGCCCGGTCCTGGGTCAGCAGTTCGGTCTTGTTGCTGGTCATGGTCTTGGTGCTCGTCATGAAAGGTCCTCCAGAATCGGTTCGCCTCAACCGGCGGCTCCGCACCATTGGCGGATCGTCTGTGTGAAGAGTTGGGTGCCCTTCTCGATCTGGTCCAGAAGGATCCACTCGTCGTGGGTATGGGCTTGGGCGATGTCCCCGGGTCCCAGCACCACCAACCGCTCCAACTCCGTCAGCATGGCGCCGTCAGTGCCGAAGGCGACGGTCCGGGGGACCCGCCGTCCCGTCAGGTCCAGCGCTTCCTGGACGAAGTCCGAGTCGGGATCCATGTAGATGGGCTTGCCCGTCCAGAGCGGGTTGAACTCGATTCCGCACTCCTCGGCCTTCTCCTGCGCCCGCCGCATCAGGCCGTCGGCGTCCATGCCGGCCATGGGACGGTAGTAGACGGTGCAGATGCTCTGGGCCGCCTTCATGTTCACCACCCGGGTGTGGTCGTTGATTCCGATGTTCCAGCTGATTCCCGGCGGATCGAATTCATCGTTCTGCCACTCGGGGTCCGCCTCCGTCTCGTCGTGGATGCGCTTCATCTCCGAGAGGAAGGGAATCATGGCCAGGTTGGCGTTGAGGCCCTCGCGGCTGCTGGAGTGGGCCGCCTTTCCGTGCGAAGTGGCGATGAACCCGTAGGTGCCCTTGTGGGCATAGACCACTTCCAGCATGGTGGGCTCGCCAATGACTCCCCGGGTTCCTCCCTCGACCATCTCGCGGAAGAATCGGGATTCGCGGGCCACCGCGGCCGCGCCCCCGTAGCCGATCTCTTCGTCCGAGGTCAGGGTGATGTAGAGGGGCTCCCGGAAGCGGGCGTCCGAGAACCGGCCCGCGGCCGCAAGCATGCAGGAGATGGACCCCTTCATGTCGCAGGAGCCGCGCCCGAAGAGGCGGTCTCCCTTGATGGTGGGATCGAAAGGTCCGTGCTCGTCGGTGAACCAGGTGTCGGCCGGTACCGTGTCGGTGTGGCCGAAGTAGGCCATGCCGCCCT from Acidobacteriota bacterium encodes the following:
- a CDS encoding aspartate aminotransferase family protein; this encodes MTSTKTMTSNKTELLTQDRAHLIHPLHDRNLQERGHVWVKGEGAVLTDADGREYIDGLAGLWNVVAGHGRRELARAASGQMEQLGYCSGYAGSSNPPAIRLAQRISDITYPSISRFFFTSGGGESTESCVKTARYYWKLLGYPHKTKVISRQWGYHGVTLAAMSATGITAYWPMFEPRVPGFIHVPSPYPYRYEAPAGADPAVAAADELEKAILREGPDTVAMFLAEPVQGAGGVIVPPDGYFQRIREICDRYDVLLVSDEVITGFGRTGRMFGLEHWDIEPDMIQYAKALTSGYFPLGGIGVSERIAEVMDEGKSTWMHAYTYSAHPVGCAVALANLDIIEGEDFPAQAAEKGRYLLDGLQSALGGHPHVGEVRGLGLMAGIELVQDKATKAEFSASEKVGIRVHQAAQERGLFSRLRQDVFCLAPPVIISRSQIDRVVEIMTESVGEVLG
- a CDS encoding M20 family metallopeptidase → MEALDYLHDLVPMNTTSSRSNLPAADYVEEALKRLDFETERIEYDDANGVRKASVVGKRGEGQGGMAYFGHTDTVPADTWFTDEHGPFDPTIKGDRLFGRGSCDMKGSISCMLAAAGRFSDARFREPLYITLTSDEEIGYGGAAAVARESRFFREMVEGGTRGVIGEPTMLEVVYAHKGTYGFIATSHGKAAHSSSREGLNANLAMIPFLSEMKRIHDETEADPEWQNDEFDPPGISWNIGINDHTRVVNMKAAQSICTVYYRPMAGMDADGLMRRAQEKAEECGIEFNPLWTGKPIYMDPDSDFVQEALDLTGRRVPRTVAFGTDGAMLTELERLVVLGPGDIAQAHTHDEWILLDQIEKGTQLFTQTIRQWCGAAG
- a CDS encoding cupin domain-containing protein, which codes for MRSVFVCLLLLFPLTGRAENRLFVLQGEEAILEVDIDDEGNARQVRAYRERDLPGVFPAQSLEMRDGNILVTYDGQKRPTARLLYRRSQGLTKYDGNPGQASDLAGRRLEKTDTAQNFRSGSRLYSESGGGHYLDRQHLARLQGATGDRYRDLFVLDDAAFGVAADRIDRLSGDDAGALEAKEALAMPGSRLTAAAVSPWGEVFVSDESQPTIHRLRLQDDALIANGTLAHPGLRVPRGLEFTRDGELLVANAGPGPDGVLRFGFETVDFNWRGRPNGGIDLDGKGATDLVLARTVGYVLSEKQTPLIKLSPERAGGHYGISQVGLVLPGKNSEAAIIALVQYEPGGYTPVHYHPDMEQAEIVVSGRAIWEVGEFEREVGPGDVIFCPRYAKHGYKVLGDEPFKFFQLEWRSLGNRYQPADKTIGSR
- a CDS encoding Xaa-Pro peptidase family protein; translation: MHGERDPNPKMNLHPGLSFSRDEYLRRYRLVMDGIRKAGVDALLVRGPENITYLTGYETPGYYGYHCLILVPGESPVLVGRRLEVGTNVPEFSWLTEVAPVEDDEVPVEVTIRTLSRMGLARKRLGIESESWFLTVNEHQALAGALPHATLVDCSSVIEEARMIKSAEEVDVIRQAVAIADRACLAGIRATRPGTTEDRIAAAVYKEWCEAGAEYTGLPNFIVSGPRSGACHATWRGRRLEDDDHCCFEIAASKHRYCGAVFRMATVGRVNPRLRQLSDAQNRAIQEVIDAIRPGAVSEEVDQVGRDVIAKAGFGKWHVSRLGYSIGINYPPDWGEGQIISIRQGEKRRLRENMTFHLVAGVLIPGEFGSGSSASVRVTATGCEVMTSLPLQLYEN